A genomic stretch from Enterobacter oligotrophicus includes:
- the miaE gene encoding tRNA isopentenyl-2-thiomethyl-A-37 hydroxylase MiaE, translated as MDYPQILAPVLNFLQCPTPQAWIDKARDPANLPLLLTDHMVCELKAAQTALLLVRKYVADESGADALLDWLKPYEAFTFREGPEPDFIALHKQIGKSVMPKTDDPWGQQLIDSMVLLIKEELHHFWQVREAMLARDIPYVKITASRYAKGMLREVRTHEPLTLIDKLICGAYIEARSCERFAALAPFLDDELQKFYLSLLRSEARHYQDYLTLAQQVSGNDISHRVQHFGEIEATLISTPDNEFRFHSGVPV; from the coding sequence ATGGATTACCCGCAGATACTTGCCCCTGTTCTTAACTTCCTCCAGTGCCCGACCCCGCAAGCATGGATTGATAAAGCCCGCGACCCGGCTAACCTGCCGCTGCTGCTCACCGACCACATGGTATGCGAGCTCAAGGCCGCGCAGACCGCGCTGCTGCTGGTGCGTAAATACGTCGCCGACGAGAGCGGTGCCGATGCGTTGCTCGACTGGCTCAAACCCTACGAAGCCTTCACCTTCCGTGAAGGGCCGGAGCCGGATTTCATCGCCCTGCATAAGCAGATTGGCAAAAGCGTGATGCCTAAAACTGACGACCCGTGGGGCCAGCAGCTTATCGACAGCATGGTGCTGCTGATAAAAGAAGAGCTGCACCATTTCTGGCAGGTGCGCGAGGCGATGCTGGCACGCGACATTCCGTACGTCAAAATCACTGCCAGCCGCTACGCCAAAGGGATGCTGAGGGAAGTGCGCACCCACGAACCGCTGACGCTCATCGACAAACTCATCTGCGGGGCGTACATCGAAGCCCGCTCCTGCGAACGCTTCGCCGCTCTGGCCCCGTTCCTCGACGACGAGCTGCAGAAGTTCTATCTCTCACTGCTGCGCTCGGAAGCGCGCCATTATCAGGACTATCTGACACTTGCCCAACAGGTGAGTGGCAACGATATCTCACATCGGGTGCAGCATTTTGGCGAAATTGAAGCCACACTTATCTCAACACCGGACAACGAGTTTCGCTTCCACAGCGGCGTGCCGGTGTAA
- the argF gene encoding ornithine carbamoyltransferase, which produces MSDLYKKHFLKLLDFTPAQLTSLLTLAAQLKADKKNGKEVQKVTGKNIALIFEKDSTRTRCSFEVAAFDQGARVTYLGPSGSQIGHKESIKDTARVLGRMYDGIQYRGHGQEVVETLAQYAGVPVWNGLTNEFHPTQLLADLLTMQEHLPGKAFNEMTLVYAGDARNNMGNSMLEAAALTGLDLRLVAPKACWPEESLVAECRALAEKHGGKITLTEDVAAGVKGADFIYTDVWVSMGEAKEKWAERIALLRGYQVNAQMMALTGNPNVKFLHCLPAFHDDQTTLGKQMAKEFDLHGGMEVTDEVFESAASIVFDQAENRMHTIKAVMVATLGE; this is translated from the coding sequence ATGTCTGATCTGTACAAGAAACACTTTCTGAAATTGCTCGATTTTACCCCTGCACAGCTCACCTCTCTGCTGACCCTTGCCGCACAGCTAAAAGCTGATAAGAAAAATGGCAAGGAAGTACAAAAAGTTACCGGTAAAAATATCGCGCTCATCTTCGAAAAAGACTCAACCCGTACACGATGCTCTTTCGAAGTTGCCGCATTTGACCAGGGCGCACGCGTTACATATTTAGGGCCGAGCGGCAGCCAGATTGGGCATAAAGAGTCAATTAAAGACACCGCGCGCGTGCTGGGCCGGATGTACGACGGCATTCAGTATCGCGGTCACGGTCAGGAAGTGGTTGAAACGCTGGCGCAGTATGCGGGCGTGCCGGTGTGGAACGGACTGACCAACGAGTTCCACCCGACGCAGCTTTTGGCAGACCTGCTGACCATGCAGGAGCACCTGCCGGGCAAGGCGTTTAACGAGATGACGCTGGTTTATGCGGGCGATGCGCGTAACAACATGGGCAACTCGATGCTGGAAGCGGCGGCACTGACCGGGTTGGATCTGCGTCTGGTGGCACCGAAAGCCTGCTGGCCGGAAGAGAGCCTGGTGGCGGAGTGCCGCGCCCTGGCAGAGAAGCACGGCGGGAAGATCACCCTGACGGAAGATGTGGCGGCGGGCGTGAAGGGTGCAGACTTCATCTATACCGACGTATGGGTGTCGATGGGCGAGGCCAAAGAGAAGTGGGCGGAGCGGATTGCGCTGCTGCGCGGGTATCAGGTGAATGCACAGATGATGGCGCTGACCGGCAACCCGAATGTGAAGTTCCTGCACTGTCTGCCTGCGTTCCATGACGACCAGACCACGCTCGGCAAACAGATGGCGAAAGAGTTTGATCTGCATGGCGGGATGGAAGTGACGGATGAGGTGTTTGAATCGGCGGCGAGCATTGTGTTCGACCAGGCGGAAAACCGGATGCATACGATTAAGGCGGTGATGGTAGCGACGCTCGGGGAGTAA
- the rraB gene encoding ribonuclease E inhibitor RraB: protein MANPEHLEEQREETRLIIEELLEDGSDPDALYTIEHHFSADDFDALEKLAVEAFKLGYEVTEPEELEVEEGDTVICCDILSEGALNAELIDAQVEQLMNLAEKFDVEYDGWGTYFEDPNGEDGDEDDEDYIDEDDDGVRH from the coding sequence ATGGCAAACCCGGAACACCTGGAAGAGCAACGCGAAGAGACGCGTCTGATTATTGAAGAACTGCTGGAAGACGGTAGCGATCCGGACGCGCTGTACACCATCGAGCACCATTTCTCTGCTGACGATTTCGACGCGCTGGAAAAACTGGCGGTAGAAGCGTTCAAACTGGGTTACGAAGTGACCGAGCCGGAAGAGCTGGAAGTGGAAGAGGGTGACACCGTCATCTGCTGCGATATCCTGAGCGAAGGCGCGCTGAACGCGGAACTGATTGACGCCCAGGTCGAACAACTGATGAACCTGGCCGAGAAGTTTGACGTGGAGTACGACGGCTGGGGAACCTACTTCGAAGATCCGAACGGTGAAGACGGCGACGAAGACGACGAAGATTACATCGACGAAGACGACGACGGCGTGCGTCACTAA
- a CDS encoding YhcH/YjgK/YiaL family protein produces the protein MIVGNIHHLQSWLPHELRQAIEHVKAHVTDATPLGKHDIDGNNLFYLVSEDMTQPFAERRAEYHARYLDIQIIMRGQEGMTFSTLPHGTPDTDWLADKDIAFLPEGEQEKTVVLSEGDFVVFWPGEVHKPLCAVGTPAQVRKVVVKMLIS, from the coding sequence ATGATTGTTGGCAATATCCACCATCTGCAGTCCTGGCTGCCACACGAGCTGCGTCAGGCCATTGAGCATGTCAAAGCACACGTCACCGACGCCACACCGCTCGGTAAACACGATATCGACGGCAACAACCTGTTTTATCTGGTTTCCGAAGACATGACTCAACCGTTTGCCGAACGTCGCGCCGAGTACCACGCGCGTTACCTGGATATTCAAATCATTATGCGAGGCCAGGAAGGGATGACCTTCAGCACCCTGCCGCATGGCACGCCGGACACCGACTGGCTGGCGGACAAAGACATCGCGTTTCTGCCGGAAGGTGAGCAGGAGAAAACCGTGGTATTAAGCGAAGGGGATTTTGTGGTGTTCTGGCCGGGCGAAGTGCACAAACCGCTGTGTGCGGTGGGCACGCCTGCGCAGGTGCGTAAAGTTGTGGTGAAGATGCTGATTAGCTAA
- a CDS encoding tyrosine-type recombinase/integrase codes for MKLNARQVETAKPKDKTYKMADGGGLYLEVSTKGSKYWRMKYRRPSDKKEDRLAFGVWPTVTLAQARAKRDEAKKLLVQGIDPKAEQKEAHAENSGAYTFETIAREWHASNKRWSEDHRARVLRYLELYIFPHIGSSDIRQLKTSHLLAPIKKVDASGKHDVAQRLQQRVTAIMRYAVQNDYIDSNPASDMAGALSTTKARHYPALPSSRFPEFLARLAAYRGRVMTRIAVELSLLTFVRSSELRFARWDEFDFDKSLWRVPAKREEIKGVRYSYRGMKMKEEHIVPLSRQAMNLLEQLKRISGDKELLFPGDHDATKVMSENTVNSALRAMGYDTKTEVCGHGFRTMARGALGESGLWSDDAIERQLSHSERNNVRAAYIHTSEHLDERGLMVQWWADYLDACRHGSLTPYEYSKL; via the coding sequence ATGAAGCTCAACGCCAGACAGGTCGAGACCGCAAAGCCAAAAGACAAAACCTACAAAATGGCCGATGGCGGCGGTTTGTATCTCGAGGTTTCGACCAAGGGTTCTAAATACTGGCGCATGAAATACCGACGCCCCTCTGACAAAAAAGAGGATCGCCTCGCTTTTGGTGTTTGGCCAACTGTGACTCTTGCTCAGGCTAGAGCAAAGCGCGACGAAGCTAAAAAACTATTGGTGCAGGGCATTGATCCAAAAGCCGAACAGAAAGAAGCTCATGCCGAGAATTCGGGGGCATATACTTTCGAAACTATCGCTCGTGAATGGCATGCCAGTAACAAGCGCTGGAGTGAGGACCATAGAGCGCGCGTTCTTCGCTATCTTGAGCTTTATATCTTCCCTCATATCGGCTCGTCCGACATTCGCCAGCTCAAAACTAGCCACCTGTTAGCCCCGATTAAAAAAGTTGATGCCAGTGGTAAGCATGATGTTGCGCAGCGTCTTCAGCAGCGTGTCACGGCTATTATGCGTTATGCCGTACAGAACGATTACATCGACTCTAATCCAGCCAGTGACATGGCCGGTGCGCTATCAACAACCAAAGCGCGACATTACCCCGCCTTACCCTCCAGCCGGTTCCCTGAGTTTCTTGCACGTCTTGCTGCATATCGTGGCCGCGTAATGACACGGATCGCGGTCGAGCTTTCCTTACTCACTTTTGTGCGTTCCAGTGAGTTACGTTTCGCGCGCTGGGATGAGTTCGACTTCGATAAATCTCTTTGGCGCGTGCCTGCTAAACGAGAAGAAATCAAAGGGGTGCGTTACTCGTATCGCGGCATGAAAATGAAAGAGGAGCATATCGTTCCGCTTAGTCGTCAGGCGATGAATTTGTTAGAACAGTTAAAGCGGATTAGTGGTGATAAAGAGCTGCTTTTTCCAGGGGATCATGACGCAACTAAGGTTATGAGTGAAAACACGGTAAACAGCGCATTGCGTGCGATGGGATATGACACGAAAACCGAGGTCTGCGGGCATGGATTTAGGACGATGGCGCGTGGTGCATTGGGTGAGTCAGGATTGTGGAGTGATGATGCTATAGAACGTCAGTTGAGTCACTCCGAGCGTAATAATGTGCGTGCGGCATACATTCACACATCTGAGCATTTGGATGAACGTGGGTTGATGGTGCAATGGTGGGCTGATTATCTTGATGCCTGTCGCCATGGTTCCCTCACACCATACGAATACTCGAAATTATAA
- the arcC gene encoding carbamate kinase: MERKPTLVVALGGNALLKRGEPLEAEIQRQNIALAARTIAGLTEQWRVVLVHGNGPQVGLLALQNSAYDKVTPYPLDILGAESQGMIGYMLQQALKNNLPQREVSVLLTQVEVDAADPAFSNPTKYIGPVYNEAQAKTLAAEKGWVFKADGSYFRRVVPSPKPKRIVESDAITALIQRDHLVICNGGGGVPVVENASGYHGIEAVIDKDLSAALLARQIEADALLILTDADAVYLDWGKPTQRPLAQVTPELLKEMQFDAGSMGPKVAACREFVEACNGIAGIGALADGAEILAGEKGTLIRN; this comes from the coding sequence ATGGAACGAAAACCCACTCTGGTTGTGGCACTCGGCGGTAACGCCCTGCTCAAACGCGGCGAGCCGCTGGAAGCGGAGATCCAGCGCCAGAACATTGCGCTGGCCGCCCGCACTATCGCCGGGCTAACGGAACAGTGGCGCGTAGTACTGGTTCACGGCAACGGACCACAGGTCGGGCTGCTGGCGCTGCAAAACAGCGCCTACGACAAAGTGACCCCCTACCCGCTGGATATCCTCGGTGCCGAAAGCCAGGGGATGATCGGCTACATGCTCCAGCAGGCGCTGAAAAACAATCTGCCCCAGCGCGAGGTGAGCGTGCTGCTTACCCAGGTGGAAGTGGACGCCGCCGACCCGGCATTCAGCAACCCGACCAAATACATCGGCCCGGTTTACAACGAAGCGCAGGCGAAAACGCTGGCCGCGGAAAAAGGCTGGGTATTCAAGGCCGACGGCAGCTATTTCCGCCGCGTGGTGCCCTCTCCGAAGCCGAAACGCATCGTCGAGAGCGATGCCATCACGGCACTCATCCAGCGCGACCACCTGGTGATCTGCAACGGTGGCGGCGGTGTGCCGGTAGTGGAGAACGCCAGCGGTTACCACGGTATTGAGGCGGTGATCGACAAAGATCTCTCCGCCGCACTGCTGGCGCGCCAGATAGAGGCCGATGCCCTGCTGATCCTCACCGATGCCGACGCGGTGTACCTCGACTGGGGCAAACCGACCCAGCGACCGCTGGCGCAGGTCACGCCGGAACTGCTCAAAGAAATGCAGTTCGACGCGGGTTCGATGGGGCCGAAAGTGGCCGCCTGCCGTGAGTTTGTTGAAGCCTGCAACGGCATTGCCGGGATAGGCGCGCTGGCCGACGGCGCGGAGATCCTGGCGGGCGAGAAAGGCACGTTGATTCGTAACTGA
- a CDS encoding topoisomerase II, translating into MNKTWTRIVVVTVLAAAVAFWVYFDKQRQQQTPEQQLDSTLNAMPAWQVIKEQEPAFQKRIREQILTMQKMGESEQHIIDVIQPQILTLQMSRLQHAPDANVVDYMKANMEQTAAIQKVSDDACFRFLYPAVKGGVNPMRVLDKQMMARRMQADADMMRAAYGKNRHTVTPAEREAAVTTVRPIMKELADKYGEDIQLLQMPENAVGKEKLSCDMVQEMWAKVLKLPEQKAAGVIRLAVSELD; encoded by the coding sequence ATGAATAAAACGTGGACCCGTATTGTCGTTGTCACCGTCCTGGCCGCCGCCGTGGCGTTCTGGGTGTACTTCGACAAACAACGCCAGCAGCAAACCCCCGAACAGCAGCTTGATTCGACCCTCAACGCGATGCCCGCCTGGCAGGTGATTAAAGAGCAGGAGCCCGCGTTCCAGAAGCGCATCCGCGAGCAGATCCTCACCATGCAGAAGATGGGCGAGTCCGAGCAGCACATCATCGACGTGATCCAGCCGCAGATCCTGACGCTACAAATGTCGCGTCTGCAGCACGCTCCGGACGCCAACGTGGTGGATTATATGAAGGCCAATATGGAGCAGACCGCCGCTATACAGAAGGTAAGTGATGATGCTTGTTTCCGTTTCCTCTATCCGGCAGTGAAGGGGGGCGTCAACCCGATGCGCGTGCTGGATAAACAGATGATGGCCCGCCGCATGCAGGCCGACGCCGACATGATGCGCGCCGCCTACGGCAAAAACCGCCACACCGTGACCCCGGCAGAACGTGAAGCCGCCGTGACGACCGTCCGCCCGATTATGAAAGAGCTGGCCGACAAGTACGGCGAAGACATTCAGCTGCTGCAGATGCCGGAGAACGCGGTGGGCAAAGAGAAGCTCTCCTGCGATATGGTACAGGAGATGTGGGCGAAGGTACTGAAGCTACCGGAGCAGAAAGCGGCAGGCGTGATTCGGCTGGCGGTTTCCGAGCTGGACTGA
- a CDS encoding arginine repressor has protein sequence MTEYGDYSPKEQLQLTVCQRLIAEKSYLSQEEIRRDLQEHGFETISQSTVSRLLKLLGVIKIRNAKGLKIYSLNPQLRPAPDAARTVSEMVVSVEHNSEFILIHTVAGYGRAVARILDYHQLPEILGVVAGSSIVWVAPRFVKRTALVHKQINYLLRTH, from the coding sequence ATGACGGAATATGGTGATTACTCTCCAAAAGAACAGCTACAGCTGACGGTCTGCCAGCGTCTGATCGCGGAAAAGAGTTATCTCTCTCAGGAAGAGATCCGCCGCGACCTGCAGGAGCATGGTTTTGAGACCATCAGCCAGTCCACCGTTTCACGTCTGCTCAAGTTGCTCGGCGTCATAAAAATTCGAAATGCCAAAGGGCTAAAGATTTATTCGCTGAATCCTCAGCTGCGCCCTGCCCCCGATGCCGCGCGCACCGTTTCCGAAATGGTGGTCAGCGTGGAGCATAATAGCGAATTTATCCTTATCCATACCGTCGCCGGATATGGCCGTGCGGTAGCGCGAATTCTGGATTATCACCAGTTACCGGAAATTTTAGGCGTGGTTGCCGGAAGCAGTATTGTCTGGGTTGCGCCCCGTTTCGTTAAGCGCACCGCGCTGGTGCACAAACAAATTAATTATTTACTCAGAACGCATTAA
- a CDS encoding pyrBI operon leader peptide yields MVKRVRHIVLPRLKSDAGLPFFFPLHNLFPEPLI; encoded by the coding sequence ATGGTCAAGCGTGTACGACATATCGTCTTACCGCGTCTGAAATCAGACGCTGGCCTGCCGTTTTTCTTCCCGTTGCACAATCTATTCCCAGAGCCCCTCATTTGA
- the argL gene encoding putative translational regulatory protein ArgL encodes MNNYTYKVNFNSISGVCHVRIKCLICTRNTF; translated from the coding sequence ATGAATAATTACACATATAAAGTGAATTTTAATTCAATAAGTGGCGTTTGCCATGTGAGGATAAAATGTCTGATCTGTACAAGAAACACTTTCTGA
- a CDS encoding YfcC family protein: MGKFKFPSAYTILFFLIAVVAVLTWIVPAGQYHMAMNEALGKEVPVAGTYAHVAAHPQGLVSVLMAPIAGLYDPESGQAGAIDVALFILIIGGFLGIVTKTGAIDAGIERVTTRLRGREEWMIPILMALFAAGGTIYGMAEESLPFYTLLVPVMLAARFDPVVAASTVLLGAGIGTLGSTINPFATVIAANAAGIPFTNGIALRVALLVIGWVICVAWVMRYARKVRRDPSLSIVADKQEENLAHFLGNKGEQSLEFTPVRKLILVIFALAFAVMIYGVAVLGWWMAEISAVFLASAIIVGLIARMSEEELTSTFINGARDLLGVALIIGIARGIVVIMDKGMITHTILHSAEGMVTGLSTVAFINVMYWLEVVLSFLVPSSSGLAVLTMPIMAPLADFANVNRDLVVTAYQSASGIVNLITPTSAVVMGGLAIARVPYVRYLKWVAPLLAILTVVIMVALSLGALL, translated from the coding sequence ATGGGCAAGTTCAAATTTCCCTCCGCTTACACCATTCTCTTTTTTCTGATTGCTGTTGTTGCTGTGCTGACGTGGATTGTTCCGGCCGGGCAGTACCATATGGCGATGAACGAGGCGCTCGGTAAAGAAGTGCCGGTTGCCGGTACTTATGCGCACGTGGCGGCACACCCGCAGGGGCTGGTTTCCGTGCTGATGGCACCGATTGCCGGGCTGTACGATCCGGAGTCCGGCCAGGCCGGGGCGATCGACGTGGCGCTGTTTATCCTCATCATCGGGGGCTTTCTCGGGATCGTCACTAAAACAGGGGCGATTGACGCCGGGATCGAGCGCGTCACCACGCGGTTACGCGGCCGCGAAGAGTGGATGATCCCGATCCTGATGGCGCTGTTTGCCGCAGGCGGCACCATCTACGGCATGGCCGAAGAGTCGCTACCGTTCTATACGTTACTCGTACCGGTGATGCTTGCCGCGCGATTCGATCCGGTTGTCGCGGCATCTACGGTGCTGCTCGGGGCGGGGATCGGCACGCTCGGCTCGACCATCAATCCGTTCGCCACCGTCATCGCCGCCAACGCCGCCGGTATCCCCTTTACCAATGGCATTGCCCTGCGCGTGGCGCTGCTGGTAATCGGCTGGGTAATCTGCGTGGCGTGGGTCATGCGTTACGCCCGCAAAGTGCGCCGCGATCCGTCGCTCTCCATCGTCGCGGACAAACAGGAAGAAAACCTCGCCCATTTCCTCGGCAACAAAGGCGAGCAGTCGCTGGAATTTACCCCGGTGCGCAAACTCATTCTGGTGATTTTCGCCCTCGCCTTCGCAGTCATGATTTACGGCGTGGCGGTGCTGGGCTGGTGGATGGCGGAGATCTCGGCGGTGTTCCTTGCCAGCGCGATTATCGTCGGCCTGATCGCCCGCATGAGCGAAGAGGAGCTAACCTCAACCTTTATCAACGGCGCGCGAGATTTGCTGGGCGTCGCGCTGATTATCGGCATCGCGCGCGGTATCGTAGTGATCATGGATAAGGGCATGATTACCCACACCATTTTGCACAGCGCTGAGGGGATGGTTACCGGGTTGTCGACGGTGGCGTTTATCAACGTGATGTACTGGCTGGAAGTGGTGTTGTCATTCCTTGTGCCTTCTTCGTCCGGCCTGGCCGTTCTGACGATGCCGATCATGGCACCGCTTGCCGATTTCGCTAACGTCAACCGCGACCTGGTGGTTACGGCTTACCAGTCGGCGTCCGGTATTGTTAACCTGATCACTCCTACTTCTGCCGTCGTGATGGGCGGGCTGGCTATCGCCCGCGTGCCCTACGTGCGTTATCTGAAGTGGGTCGCGCCGCTGTTGGCGATCCTGACGGTGGTGATTATGGTGGCATTAAGCCTGGGGGCGTTGTTGTGA
- the argF gene encoding ornithine carbamoyltransferase produces MAINLKNRNFLKLLDYTPAEIQYLIDLAIELKAAKKAGREKQTLVGKNIALIFEKTSTRTRCAFEVGAFDQGAQVTYLGPSGSQIGHKESMKDTARVLGRMYDGIEYRGYGQAIVEELGEYAGVPVWNGLTDEFHPTQILADLMTMLEHAPGKTLPELSFAYLGDARNNMGNSLMVGAAKMGMDIRLVAPKSFWPEAGLVEQCRAIAKETGARITLTDDVEEGVQGTDFLYTDVWVSMGEPKEAWAERVSLMKPYQINAEVMKATGNPNVKFMHCLPAFHNEHTKVGREIEIAYGLKGLEVTEEVFESPNSIVFDEAENRMHTIKAVMVATLGD; encoded by the coding sequence ATGGCCATTAACCTGAAAAACCGCAACTTCCTCAAACTGCTGGACTACACCCCGGCAGAGATCCAGTACCTGATCGACCTCGCCATTGAGCTGAAGGCCGCCAAAAAAGCCGGACGTGAAAAGCAAACCCTGGTCGGGAAAAACATCGCCCTGATCTTTGAAAAAACCTCCACCCGCACCCGCTGCGCCTTTGAAGTGGGGGCGTTTGACCAGGGTGCGCAGGTGACCTACCTCGGCCCAAGCGGATCGCAGATCGGCCATAAAGAGTCGATGAAGGACACCGCCCGCGTGCTGGGGCGTATGTATGACGGCATCGAGTATCGCGGCTACGGCCAGGCCATCGTTGAAGAGCTGGGCGAGTACGCGGGCGTGCCGGTGTGGAACGGCCTGACAGACGAATTCCACCCGACCCAAATCCTCGCAGACCTGATGACCATGCTGGAGCACGCACCGGGCAAAACCCTGCCGGAGCTGAGCTTTGCTTACCTGGGTGACGCACGCAACAACATGGGCAACTCATTGATGGTCGGCGCGGCCAAAATGGGCATGGATATCCGCCTCGTCGCGCCGAAATCCTTCTGGCCTGAAGCGGGGCTGGTGGAACAGTGCCGCGCCATCGCCAAAGAGACCGGCGCACGTATCACTCTCACCGACGACGTGGAAGAAGGCGTGCAGGGAACCGATTTCCTCTACACCGACGTGTGGGTCTCTATGGGCGAGCCAAAAGAGGCCTGGGCCGAACGCGTCAGCCTGATGAAGCCGTATCAAATCAACGCCGAGGTGATGAAAGCCACCGGCAACCCGAACGTCAAGTTCATGCATTGCCTGCCAGCGTTCCACAACGAGCACACCAAAGTGGGCCGCGAAATCGAAATAGCCTACGGTCTGAAAGGGCTGGAAGTGACGGAAGAGGTCTTTGAATCACCGAACTCTATCGTTTTCGACGAAGCAGAGAACCGCATGCACACCATTAAAGCGGTCATGGTGGCGACACTCGGCGACTAA
- the arcA gene encoding arginine deiminase has product MEKHYVGSEIGQLRSVMLHRPNLSLKRLTPSNCQELLFDDVLSVERAGEEHDIFANTLREQGVEVLLLTDLLTQTLDIAEAKAWLLETQISDYRLGPTFAADVRSWLADMSHRELARRLSGGLTYGEIPAAIKNMVVDTHTANDFIMKPLPNHLFTRDTSCWIYNGVSINPMAKPARQRETNNLRAIYRWHPAFADGDFIKYFGDENINYDHATLEGGDVLVIGRGAVLIGMSERTTPQGVEFLANSLFKHRQAERVIAVELPKHRSCMHLDTVMTHIDVDTFSVYPEVVRKDAQCWTLTPDGRGGLQRTQEADLLHAIEKALGINQVRLITTGGDAFEAEREQWNDANNVLTIRPGVVIGYERNVWTNEKYDKAGITVLPIPGDELGRGRGGARCMSCPLERDGI; this is encoded by the coding sequence ATGGAAAAGCACTACGTCGGTTCTGAAATTGGTCAATTGCGTAGCGTTATGCTGCATCGCCCAAATTTAAGTCTGAAACGGTTAACCCCGTCGAACTGTCAGGAGCTGTTATTTGATGATGTGCTCTCGGTTGAACGGGCGGGTGAAGAGCATGATATCTTCGCAAACACGCTGCGCGAGCAGGGTGTGGAAGTCCTGCTGTTGACCGACCTTCTGACACAAACGCTTGATATTGCGGAGGCTAAAGCCTGGTTACTGGAGACACAGATCTCTGATTATCGTCTCGGGCCTACCTTTGCCGCTGACGTTCGCAGTTGGCTGGCGGATATGTCACACCGCGAACTGGCGCGTCGTTTAAGCGGCGGATTAACCTACGGCGAAATTCCTGCCGCGATTAAAAATATGGTGGTTGATACCCACACGGCGAATGATTTTATTATGAAGCCGCTGCCTAATCATTTATTCACCCGCGATACTTCCTGCTGGATTTATAACGGTGTCTCCATTAACCCAATGGCCAAACCCGCGCGTCAGCGTGAAACCAATAATTTGCGTGCAATATATCGCTGGCACCCGGCGTTTGCTGACGGTGATTTTATTAAATATTTCGGTGACGAGAATATTAATTACGATCACGCCACCTTAGAAGGCGGCGACGTATTAGTAATTGGCCGTGGCGCGGTATTAATCGGCATGTCGGAACGCACTACGCCGCAGGGTGTGGAATTCCTCGCTAACAGCCTGTTCAAACATCGCCAGGCCGAGCGCGTAATTGCTGTTGAGCTACCAAAACACCGCTCCTGCATGCACCTCGACACCGTCATGACCCACATCGACGTAGATACCTTCTCCGTCTACCCGGAAGTGGTGCGCAAAGACGCCCAGTGCTGGACGCTCACCCCGGACGGACGCGGTGGCCTGCAACGTACCCAGGAAGCCGACCTGCTGCACGCCATCGAAAAAGCGCTTGGCATTAATCAGGTCCGCCTGATCACCACCGGCGGCGACGCCTTTGAAGCCGAACGCGAGCAGTGGAACGACGCCAACAACGTCCTGACCATCCGTCCGGGTGTGGTGATCGGCTACGAGCGCAACGTCTGGACCAACGAGAAGTACGACAAAGCGGGCATTACCGTGCTGCCCATTCCAGGCGACGAGCTGGGACGCGGGCGCGGTGGCGCGCGCTGCATGAGCTGCCCACTGGAACGTGACGGAATTTAA